The following proteins come from a genomic window of Flavobacterium crocinum:
- a CDS encoding translocation/assembly module TamB domain-containing protein has product MILLLLALAIILSLPVVQTEIANYVTKTLNEDFKVDITVERTAINIFGGVKLKKVLIRDHHKKTLIYSDIITTDIASFSRLLDGDLIFGDLRLTGLIFNLKTYKGEDENNMNKFIQAFEEDNAAPKKKSTKHFLLTAKNGYIEKGRFSVVDENKTTPKFLDFTKLNAYISDFKLYGPDVNTTIHRFSFMDHRGLYVSNFAGKFSYTKKQIKVENLAIKTKRSSIYGLAILNYKPSDFLDFTDKVKFNVTIDSSSIATNDIRHFYDGLGRNQHFKLKTKLDGPLNNMTLTRLRLSDTNGSKINGTINFRNLLGSKTQKFSMDGKFDKLLSSYNDLVILLPEVLGKKLPVEMKRIGKFNIVGKAKVSTTDLETDFKIGTDLGNGQVDLHMNNMDFIDKASYSGNIILTDFNIGAVLNRKDLGRTTLNLDVDGVGFTEKYLNTIIKGDISKLNYNSYTYNNIVVNGNFKLPYYKGQIAINDPNLNLSFDGLLDLSKKENRYDFHINVENSDLRKLKFVSDSISRFKGDVVVQVTGNSIENLQGDIYLKDAEYQNPKSSYIFDDVTVSSNFDADRLRTITISSNDVVDGQIVGKFRFDQLDKLVMNSVGSLYTNYKPYKVRKGQFLRFNFRVYDKVVEMLYPEINIDSSTVVRGKIDSDLQEFKFRFRSQKITAAKNTFDNIRINIDNKNALYNAYVELDSIKTPYYKIRDFNLINVTAKDTLFVRSEFKGGNEGEDYFNLDLYHTIDKNKNNIVGIKKSEMKFKDYIWYLNEEAANDNQIVFDQYFKNFTIDNIILSHENQKIDLNGVIKGKDYKDLVLNFEDVDINKITPVNSKFVFDGNLNGSVNYKQNKNVYQPTASIKIDHLVMNKTELGTLNFDISGDESFRKFTVNSSIQNGFTESFRASGNFAIENKETIVDMSLKLEGFNLATLGTIGGDVLSNVRGSVSGNAAVVGNLKKPEINGRLYVEKAGMTIPYLNTDYELSDRTVIDLTNEKFLFRNNQLTDTKYGTKGLLNGSIEHKNFGDWKLDLNITSKRLLALDTKDSDDAAYFGTAFINGSASIRGPVESLFIKVDAKSEKGTEVKIPINNAQSVGESSWIHFVTPKEKYNLANGIVEKTKNYNGLELEFDFDITPDAEVEVILDRNSGHGMKGKGYGSLLFKINTLGKFNMWGDFQAYEGTYNFKYGGLIDKKFSVKKGGSIIWEGNPMRAQLNLEAVYKTQANPAVLLDNTSSFNKKVPVEVVIGLRGDLASPEPNFDIQFPSVSNVLKSEIQYKLDDKDIRQTQALYLLSTGSFMSTDGFSQGDFSGTLTETASSLLGGIIKSDNDKVNIDLNYIAADRRMGQEVDGQFVANISSQVNERITINGKLGVPVGGVNESAIVGDIEILYRVNEDGTMNLRLFNKENDINYIGQGIGYTQGVGISYEVDFDTFSELVNKLFKNHKIEKAVKNSSNDVQDSYLNPDFVNFTSKKEAEKNKKKAEKEEEKKKKEEEKKKHQEPHNNQGVIPDDNDY; this is encoded by the coding sequence TTGATTTTACTTTTGCTGGCACTTGCTATCATATTGTCACTTCCTGTAGTTCAGACTGAAATTGCAAACTACGTTACAAAAACTTTAAACGAGGATTTTAAAGTGGATATCACTGTTGAAAGAACCGCTATTAATATTTTTGGCGGAGTGAAATTAAAGAAAGTACTGATTCGTGACCATCATAAAAAGACTTTAATTTATTCAGATATCATTACTACAGATATTGCAAGTTTCAGCAGATTACTCGATGGAGATTTAATTTTTGGTGATTTACGTCTTACAGGTTTAATTTTTAACCTAAAAACATACAAAGGGGAGGATGAGAATAACATGAATAAATTCATTCAGGCTTTTGAAGAAGATAATGCAGCGCCAAAGAAAAAATCAACTAAACATTTTCTTCTAACAGCTAAGAATGGTTATATCGAAAAAGGAAGGTTTTCTGTTGTAGATGAAAACAAAACAACACCAAAATTCCTTGATTTCACTAAACTCAATGCCTATATAAGTGATTTTAAATTATATGGACCGGATGTAAATACAACAATTCATCGATTTTCTTTTATGGATCATCGTGGTTTGTATGTGTCTAATTTCGCCGGAAAATTCAGTTATACAAAAAAGCAGATTAAAGTTGAGAATCTGGCCATTAAAACCAAAAGATCTTCTATTTATGGTTTAGCAATTTTAAACTACAAACCATCAGACTTTCTTGATTTTACAGATAAAGTGAAGTTTAATGTGACGATAGATTCTTCTTCTATTGCAACTAATGATATTCGTCATTTTTATGACGGTTTGGGCAGAAATCAGCATTTTAAACTAAAAACAAAGTTAGATGGTCCGTTGAATAACATGACACTTACCAGATTAAGATTAAGTGATACAAATGGATCCAAAATCAACGGAACAATCAATTTTAGAAATCTTTTAGGAAGTAAAACTCAAAAGTTTTCGATGGATGGAAAGTTTGATAAACTACTTTCCAGTTACAACGATTTGGTAATTCTGCTTCCGGAAGTTTTAGGAAAAAAACTTCCTGTTGAAATGAAGAGAATTGGAAAATTCAATATTGTCGGAAAAGCAAAAGTTTCGACTACAGATTTGGAAACCGATTTTAAAATCGGAACCGATTTAGGAAACGGTCAGGTCGATCTTCATATGAATAATATGGATTTTATTGATAAAGCTTCTTATTCCGGAAATATCATTTTGACTGATTTTAATATTGGGGCTGTTTTAAACCGAAAAGATTTAGGAAGAACAACTCTAAATCTGGATGTTGACGGTGTTGGTTTTACCGAGAAGTATTTGAATACGATTATCAAAGGCGATATTTCGAAACTTAATTATAATAGTTATACTTATAATAATATTGTAGTAAACGGAAATTTCAAACTGCCATATTACAAAGGACAAATTGCAATCAACGATCCTAACCTGAACTTAAGTTTTGATGGTTTGCTGGATTTAAGCAAAAAAGAGAATCGCTATGACTTTCATATTAATGTAGAAAATTCAGATTTAAGGAAACTGAAATTTGTTTCGGACTCAATTTCTCGTTTCAAAGGTGATGTGGTTGTTCAGGTTACAGGGAATTCTATCGAAAACCTACAGGGGGATATCTACTTAAAAGATGCTGAGTATCAAAATCCAAAATCAAGCTATATTTTTGATGATGTAACTGTAAGTTCAAATTTTGATGCAGATCGATTAAGAACGATCACCATTAGCTCTAATGATGTTGTTGACGGACAAATAGTTGGTAAATTCAGATTTGATCAGTTGGATAAACTGGTAATGAATTCTGTTGGTAGTTTATATACCAATTATAAACCTTATAAAGTTAGAAAAGGGCAGTTTTTGCGATTTAATTTCCGTGTTTATGATAAAGTAGTGGAAATGCTTTATCCTGAAATTAATATCGATTCTTCTACGGTTGTTCGGGGAAAAATTGATTCTGATTTACAAGAGTTTAAATTCCGCTTTAGATCACAAAAAATTACAGCTGCTAAAAATACGTTCGATAATATCCGAATTAATATTGATAATAAGAATGCTCTTTATAATGCGTATGTCGAATTGGATAGTATAAAAACACCTTATTATAAGATTCGTGACTTTAATTTAATTAATGTTACGGCAAAAGATACACTGTTTGTCCGTTCAGAGTTTAAAGGAGGAAATGAAGGCGAGGATTATTTCAATCTGGATTTGTATCATACGATTGATAAAAACAAAAACAATATAGTCGGAATCAAGAAATCTGAAATGAAGTTTAAAGACTATATCTGGTATTTAAACGAAGAAGCAGCAAATGATAACCAGATTGTTTTTGATCAGTATTTTAAAAACTTTACGATTGATAATATTATTTTATCGCACGAAAATCAGAAGATTGATTTAAACGGAGTAATTAAAGGAAAAGATTATAAAGATCTGGTGCTGAATTTTGAAGATGTTGATATTAATAAAATTACGCCTGTCAATTCGAAATTCGTTTTTGATGGTAATTTAAATGGAAGTGTTAATTATAAGCAGAATAAAAATGTTTATCAGCCAACGGCTTCCATCAAAATTGATCATTTGGTAATGAATAAGACAGAATTAGGTACGCTTAATTTTGATATTTCGGGAGATGAAAGTTTTAGGAAATTTACGGTCAATTCGTCTATACAAAATGGCTTTACAGAATCGTTTAGAGCAAGCGGAAATTTCGCTATAGAAAACAAGGAGACTATCGTCGATATGAGTTTAAAGCTCGAAGGATTTAATCTGGCTACTTTAGGAACTATCGGAGGAGATGTGTTGTCAAATGTGCGTGGTTCGGTTTCAGGAAACGCTGCTGTTGTTGGAAATCTGAAAAAACCGGAAATCAACGGACGTTTGTATGTTGAAAAAGCGGGAATGACAATTCCGTATTTAAATACCGATTATGAATTGAGTGATCGTACTGTAATTGATTTAACGAACGAAAAATTCCTGTTTAGAAATAATCAGCTTACAGATACTAAATATGGAACCAAAGGGTTGCTGAACGGAAGTATCGAGCATAAGAATTTTGGCGATTGGAAACTGGATTTGAATATTACCTCCAAAAGATTACTGGCTCTTGATACTAAAGACAGTGATGATGCGGCCTATTTTGGTACGGCATTTATCAATGGATCGGCAAGTATAAGAGGACCTGTCGAAAGTTTATTTATTAAAGTGGATGCAAAATCTGAAAAAGGTACCGAAGTCAAGATTCCGATAAATAATGCACAGAGCGTAGGAGAGAGTAGTTGGATTCATTTTGTGACACCAAAAGAAAAATACAATCTCGCAAATGGTATAGTCGAAAAAACAAAAAATTACAACGGACTAGAGTTGGAGTTTGATTTTGATATTACTCCAGATGCTGAAGTGGAGGTTATCCTGGATCGTAATTCTGGCCACGGGATGAAAGGGAAGGGGTATGGATCGCTTTTGTTTAAAATTAATACACTGGGTAAATTTAATATGTGGGGAGATTTCCAGGCGTACGAAGGAACGTATAATTTTAAATACGGCGGACTTATCGATAAAAAGTTCTCGGTTAAAAAAGGAGGTTCTATTATTTGGGAAGGGAACCCGATGCGTGCCCAGTTAAATCTGGAAGCAGTTTATAAAACTCAGGCCAATCCTGCTGTGCTTTTAGATAATACTTCTTCATTCAATAAAAAAGTTCCTGTTGAAGTTGTTATTGGACTAAGAGGGGATTTAGCAAGTCCGGAGCCTAATTTTGATATTCAGTTTCCTTCTGTAAGTAATGTTCTTAAATCGGAGATACAATATAAGTTAGACGATAAAGATATTCGTCAAACCCAGGCTTTGTATTTATTGTCTACAGGTTCGTTTATGAGTACAGATGGATTTAGTCAGGGAGATTTTTCAGGAACGCTGACAGAAACCGCTTCAAGTTTGTTGGGGGGTATTATAAAATCGGATAATGATAAAGTAAATATCGATTTGAATTACATTGCGGCAGACAGAAGAATGGGGCAGGAAGTTGATGGTCAGTTTGTGGCGAATATTTCTTCTCAGGTTAACGAAAGAATTACAATCAATGGTAAGCTTGGTGTTCCGGTTGGAGGTGTAAATGAATCTGCAATTGTGGGAGATATCGAAATTTTGTATCGTGTCAATGAGGATGGTACAATGAATCTTAGATTGTTTAATAAAGAAAATGATATTAATTATATAGGACAGGGAATTGGTTATACTCAGGGAGTCGGTATTTCGTACGAAGTAGATTTTGATACCTTTAGTGAGCTGGTAAACAAGTTGTTTAAAAATCATAAAATTGAAAAAGCGGTAAAAAATTCATCTAATGATGTTCAGGATTCGTACTTAAATCCTGACTTTGTGAATTTTACAAGTAAAAAAGAAGCCGAGAAGAATAAAAAGAAAGCGGAAAAAGAGGAAGAGAAGAAGAAAAAAGAAGAGGAAAAGAAGAAACATCAGGAACCTCACAATAATCAGGGTGTAATTCCCGATGACAATGATTATTAA
- the tsaD gene encoding tRNA (adenosine(37)-N6)-threonylcarbamoyltransferase complex transferase subunit TsaD, giving the protein MQNPEVFILAIESSCDDTAAAVLHNDKVLSNVVANQLIHNQYGGVVPELASRAHQQNIVPVIDAALRKANVQKEQLSAIAFTQGPGLMGSLLVGTSFSKSLSLALNIPLIAVNHMHAHILAHFIDEEGYDKPEFPFLALTISGGHTQVVKVNSFFDMEIIGETTDDAVGEAFDKSAKILGLPYPGGPLIDKYAKEGNPKAFAFTKPKVPGLDFSFSGLKTAILYFIQKNKQANPNFIEENLNDICASIQHTIIEILMDKIKLAVKETGITQIAIGGGVSANSGIRNTLKETESKYGWKTFIPKFEYTTDNAAMIGIVGYQKYLSNRFETSDVVSKARIQF; this is encoded by the coding sequence ATGCAAAATCCAGAGGTTTTTATTCTAGCCATCGAAAGTTCATGCGATGATACTGCTGCCGCGGTTTTACATAACGACAAAGTATTGTCAAATGTTGTAGCCAATCAATTAATTCATAATCAATACGGAGGTGTTGTTCCGGAATTGGCTTCGCGAGCGCATCAGCAGAATATTGTACCCGTGATAGATGCTGCACTTCGTAAAGCAAATGTACAAAAAGAACAGTTAAGCGCAATCGCCTTTACACAAGGTCCGGGCTTGATGGGATCATTATTGGTGGGAACCTCTTTTAGTAAATCTTTATCATTGGCATTAAACATTCCGTTAATAGCTGTAAATCATATGCATGCTCATATTTTAGCCCATTTTATTGACGAAGAAGGCTATGATAAACCTGAATTTCCTTTTTTAGCTTTAACGATTAGTGGCGGACATACTCAGGTGGTTAAAGTGAACAGCTTTTTCGACATGGAAATCATTGGTGAAACTACAGATGATGCTGTAGGTGAAGCTTTTGACAAAAGTGCTAAAATCCTTGGACTTCCTTATCCGGGAGGCCCTTTGATTGATAAATATGCCAAAGAAGGAAATCCAAAAGCATTTGCATTTACAAAACCAAAAGTGCCTGGATTGGATTTTAGTTTCTCCGGACTTAAAACGGCTATTCTTTATTTCATTCAAAAAAATAAACAGGCAAATCCAAATTTCATTGAGGAAAATCTGAATGATATCTGTGCTTCGATTCAGCACACCATTATCGAAATTTTAATGGATAAAATAAAATTGGCCGTAAAAGAAACCGGAATTACGCAAATTGCCATTGGCGGTGGTGTTTCTGCTAATTCTGGAATCAGAAATACATTAAAAGAAACAGAAAGCAAATACGGCTGGAAAACTTTTATTCCCAAATTTGAATATACGACAGATAATGCCGCAATGATTGGGATTGTAGGTTACCAGAAATACTTATCAAACCGTTTTGAAACTTCTGATGTAGTTTCTAAAGCAAGAATTCAATTTTAA
- a CDS encoding 16S rRNA (uracil(1498)-N(3))-methyltransferase, with the protein MQLFFNPNIDETTESFSFDKEESRHIIKVLRKKDSDILHVTNGSGLLFETQITLASDNKCTVEVLSITNAEKPKFHLHLAVAPTKMNDRFEWFLEKATEIGIQEITPIFCDRSERKVINRDRFEKIILSAMKQCNETFLPKLNEAISFKEFIKQKNEGLQLIAHCEETDKKSLKEVLKPNEDVTILIGPEGDFSEKEIAFALENNYKPVTLGNTRLRTETAAVVACHSVVFFNE; encoded by the coding sequence ATGCAGTTATTTTTCAATCCGAATATAGACGAAACCACCGAAAGTTTTTCTTTTGACAAAGAAGAAAGCCGTCATATTATAAAAGTACTTCGTAAAAAAGATTCTGATATTCTTCATGTTACCAATGGTTCAGGATTATTATTTGAAACTCAGATTACATTGGCTTCAGATAACAAATGTACTGTTGAAGTACTTTCAATAACCAATGCAGAAAAGCCTAAATTTCATCTTCATCTGGCTGTTGCGCCTACAAAAATGAATGATCGTTTTGAATGGTTTCTGGAAAAAGCTACTGAAATTGGAATTCAGGAAATAACACCTATTTTTTGTGATCGCTCTGAGCGTAAAGTAATCAATCGGGATCGTTTTGAGAAAATCATTCTTTCGGCAATGAAACAATGCAATGAAACTTTTCTTCCAAAATTAAATGAAGCGATTTCGTTCAAAGAATTCATCAAACAGAAAAATGAAGGTTTACAATTGATTGCACATTGCGAAGAAACCGATAAAAAATCATTGAAAGAAGTCCTTAAACCAAATGAAGATGTCACTATTTTAATTGGTCCTGAAGGTGATTTTTCTGAAAAAGAAATTGCATTCGCATTAGAAAATAATTATAAACCGGTCACTTTAGGGAATACACGTTTAAGAACCGAAACTGCTGCAGTTGTGGCTTGTCATAGTGTTGTTTTTTTTAATGAATAA
- a CDS encoding DUF4159 domain-containing protein, translated as MKKIFYILLLFSISSFSQEIALLKYSGGGDWYANPTSLPNLISFCNANISTRIKNKPSTVEPSNPDLFSYPFVHMTGHGNVVFSDSDVTNLRNYLTAGGFLHIDDNYGMDQFIRKEIKKIFPNNSLVEIPANHPIFQKPFPFPNGLPKIHEHDGTRPQAFGIFIDNKLVLLYTYECDLGDGWEDAEVHNDPANVRDKALKMGANIINYIFTN; from the coding sequence ATGAAAAAAATATTTTACATATTATTACTTTTTTCAATCTCTTCTTTTTCACAAGAAATCGCTTTACTAAAATACAGCGGAGGTGGTGACTGGTACGCTAATCCGACTTCTTTGCCCAATCTGATCAGTTTTTGCAATGCTAATATTAGTACCCGCATCAAAAACAAGCCTTCAACGGTTGAACCAAGCAATCCAGATTTGTTCTCTTATCCTTTTGTACACATGACAGGACACGGAAATGTCGTTTTTAGTGATTCTGACGTAACCAATCTTAGAAATTATCTGACTGCTGGTGGCTTTCTTCATATTGATGATAATTACGGAATGGATCAGTTTATTCGAAAAGAAATCAAAAAGATATTCCCGAATAACAGTTTAGTTGAAATTCCGGCCAATCATCCTATTTTTCAAAAACCTTTTCCTTTTCCAAACGGATTACCAAAAATTCATGAACATGACGGAACCCGTCCGCAGGCATTCGGAATTTTTATCGATAATAAGTTAGTTCTTCTTTATACATACGAATGTGATTTAGGCGATGGCTGGGAAGATGCCGAAGTACATAACGATCCCGCAAATGTTAGAGATAAAGCACTAAAAATGGGTGCCAACATTATCAATTATATTTTTACCAATTAA
- a CDS encoding TrmH family RNA methyltransferase: MQLTHQENQFERKTFPITLVCDHIYFQQNIGSLFRISEAFGVENIIFFGKDIPLTPRKINKTSRSTHLHVAHSVIEDFTSLQSFLLDNDFEIISLEIASNSKPLKEVTIPKNKKIALLIGSEINGISEELLKLSHQIVHINMFGKNSSMNVVQAASIALYELTSK; encoded by the coding sequence GTGCAGCTGACTCACCAAGAAAATCAATTTGAAAGAAAAACTTTTCCGATTACTCTTGTTTGTGATCATATATACTTTCAGCAGAATATTGGTTCTTTATTCCGAATTTCTGAAGCTTTTGGAGTAGAAAATATTATCTTTTTCGGAAAAGATATTCCACTGACACCTCGTAAAATAAATAAAACTTCACGAAGCACGCATCTTCATGTAGCACATTCTGTTATTGAAGATTTTACTTCACTTCAATCTTTTCTACTGGATAATGATTTTGAAATTATCTCTCTGGAAATCGCTTCTAATAGCAAACCTTTAAAAGAAGTTACTATTCCGAAAAATAAAAAAATAGCGCTTTTAATAGGAAGCGAAATCAACGGAATATCTGAAGAACTTCTAAAACTTTCTCATCAAATCGTGCATATCAATATGTTTGGCAAAAATAGCAGTATGAATGTTGTGCAGGCAGCAAGCATCGCGCTTTATGAACTTACTTCTAAATAA